A single Pangasianodon hypophthalmus isolate fPanHyp1 chromosome 27, fPanHyp1.pri, whole genome shotgun sequence DNA region contains:
- the nova1 gene encoding RNA-binding protein Nova-1 isoform X2 — protein MEEGEYFLKVLIPSYAAGSIIGKGGQTIVQLQKETGATIKLSKSKDFYPGTTERVCLIQGTVEALNGVHNFIAEKVREMPQSSQKSEPVSILQPQTTVNPDRVKQAKLIVPNSTAGLIIGKGGATVKSVMEQSGAWVQLSQKPEGINLQERVVTVSGEPEQNRKAVEIIVQKIQEDPQSSSCLNISYSNVTGPVANSNPTGSPYANSAEVLPSAAAAAAATASTLLGQAGLASFPSAMSGFSGNDLLAITSALNTLASYGYNTNTLGLGLNPAAASGVLAAVAASANPAAAAAANLLASYASEASGGAAHPAAPGLAGFSLGSLAAATGASNGYLNPASSPLVASSLLGTEKLAEGGKEVLEIAVPENLVGAILGKGGKTLVEYQELTGARIQISKKGEFIPGTRNRKVTITGSPAATQAAQYLISQRITYEQGVRATNPQKVG, from the exons aagagggTGAGTACTTCTTGAAAGTGCTGATCCCCAGCTATGCGGCAGGTTCAATTATTGGTAAAGGAGGACAGACCATCGTCCAGCTGCAGAAAGAGACTGGCGCCACCATCAAACTGTCCAAATCTAAAGACTTCTacccag gtacGACAGAGCGTGTGTGTTTAATCCAGGGTACGGTGGAGGCGCTGAATGGAGTCCATAACTTCATCGCTGAGAAAGTCCGTGAGATGCCACAAAGCAGCCAGAAAAGTGAACCAGTCAGCATCCTGCAGCCACAAACCACTGTTAACCCGGACCGAGTCAAACAG GCTAAACTGATCGTGCCCAACAGCACAGCTGGTCTGATCATTGGTAAGGGTGGAGCAACGGTGAAGTCGGTGATGGAGCAATCAGGTGCATGGGTGCAGCTCTCACAGAAGCCGGAGGGCATCAACCTGCAGGAGAGAGTGGTGACAGTGAGTGGCGAGCCCGAGCAGAACCGCAAGGCTGTAGAGATTATTGTGCAGAAGATCCAGGAGGACCCTCAGAGCAGTAGCTGTCTCAACATCAGCTACTCCAATGTCACAGGACCTGTGgccaactccaaccccacaggcTCACCATATGCCAACAGTGCTGAGGTTTTGCctagtgctgctgctgctgccgctgcCACTGCGTCCACACTGCTTGGCCAGGCGGGCCTTGCCAGCTTCCCCTCTGCAATGTCTGGCTTCTCCGGCAACGACCTGCTGGCCATCACCTCTGCCCTGAACACACTCGCTAGTTATGGctacaacaccaacactctGGGGCTTGGCCTGAACCCCGCAGCCGCCTCTGGAGTGTTAGCCGCCGTTGCTGCTAGTGCTAACCctgcagctgctgctgcagCTAACCTCTTAGCATCGTACGCCAGCGAGGCATCCGGAGGAGCGGCTCACCCGGCTGCACCTGGGCTTGCTGGCTtctctctgggttctctggcaGCCGCCACGGGAGCTTCCAACGGCTACCTGAACCCAGCCTCCTCCCCGCTGGTGGCCTCCTCACTGCTGGGGACTGAGAAACTTGCCGAGGGTGGTAAGGAGGTCCTGGAGATTGCTGTGCCTGAGAACCTGGTGGGCGCCATTTTAGGGAAAGGGGGGAAGACGTTGGTGGAGTACCAGGAGCTGACAGGGGCACGCATCCAGATCTCGAAGAAGGGCGAGTTCATCCCAGGCACACGCAACCGCAAAGTGACCATCACAGGGTCGCCGGCAGCAACGCAGGCCGCGCAGTATCTCATCAGCCAGCGGATCACGTATGAGCAAGGCGTCCGTGCCACAAACCCTCAGAAAGTGGGCTAG